The Chloroflexota bacterium genomic sequence GTCTATCTGCTGCTGGTCAGGGGCGACAGTATCCTGATGCTCCGTCGGTACGACACGGGGTTCGCGGACGGCTCCTACAGCATGATCGCGGGCCACGTCGAGGCAGGCGAGGACCTCAAGACCGCCATGATCCGCGAGGCGAAGGAAGAGGCAGGTATAGACCTCTCGCCGACGGACTTGGAAGTGGTTGGGGTCATCCACTC encodes the following:
- a CDS encoding NUDIX domain-containing protein, whose translation is MLLAPIAVYLLLVRGDSILMLRRYDTGFADGSYSMIAGHVEAGEDLKTAMIREAKEEAGIDLSPTDLEVVGVIHSMSDREYVNFFLKGAT